In a genomic window of Gloeocapsopsis dulcis:
- the hypB gene encoding hydrogenase nickel incorporation protein HypB, which produces MHQTFDAALGINLLHANQQGAEHNRAHFDQWGIICLNVMSSPGAGKTVLLERTLAALSNEFKIAVIEGDMTTELDADRLRQYNVPVIAINTGRSCHLDSKMVAGGIHRLEHEYNPPDFDLLLVENVGNLVCPAEFEVGEHAKVALLSITEGEDKPLKYPVMFQEADCLLITKTDLAPYLETNMSQIEANVRQMNPHVKIIPVSAKTNDGLEEWFDWIRNIVRPNTTKSVMNLATQR; this is translated from the coding sequence ATGCACCAAACTTTTGATGCTGCATTAGGCATTAACCTACTCCATGCTAATCAGCAAGGCGCAGAACACAATCGCGCTCATTTCGATCAGTGGGGAATTATTTGCCTAAATGTTATGAGTAGCCCTGGCGCGGGGAAAACTGTTTTATTAGAGAGAACTTTAGCAGCTTTGAGCAATGAATTTAAAATTGCTGTCATTGAAGGAGACATGACTACCGAATTAGATGCGGATCGCTTGCGTCAATACAATGTTCCTGTAATTGCGATTAATACGGGACGTTCTTGTCATCTCGATTCCAAAATGGTCGCAGGCGGAATTCACCGCCTTGAACACGAATACAATCCACCAGATTTTGATTTATTACTGGTGGAGAACGTAGGCAACTTAGTTTGTCCAGCTGAATTTGAAGTAGGAGAACATGCCAAAGTCGCGTTATTGAGCATTACCGAGGGAGAAGATAAACCATTAAAGTATCCTGTCATGTTTCAGGAGGCAGATTGTTTACTGATTACAAAAACTGACTTAGCTCCTTATTTGGAAACCAACATGAGTCAAATTGAGGCAAATGTCCGTCAAATGAACCCTCACGTCAAAATTATTCCAGTTTCTGCTAAAACTAACGATGGTTTAGAAGAATGGTTTGATTGGATACGAAATATTGTACGACCAAATACCACAAAATCAGTGATGAACTTAGCTACCCAAAGATAA
- a CDS encoding ABC transporter substrate-binding protein, with translation MKAHKILSLISVFLVSLIVTVSCTPSQQASNTTNTTATGVPVQMGYSGWPGWFPWAVANEQNLFAENNVQVNLRWFDGYLDSMNAMNAGQLDANCQTLDQTISSVSNGSDQVVVLVNDNSTGNDKVVVREGINNITDLRGKKVAAEEGTVDHYLLLLGMKEAGMTQADIDFLPLETGAAAAAFAAGRVDAAAVYAPFTTKALERPGSKELFSSKDFPGAIPDHLVVSRRMINERPQDVQALVNTWFDTLDFVQANQEKSLEIMAQRAGVSVENYKTYDAGTTIFTAQQNLQAFQPGNDMKSLQYTAKEINNFLLEADLIKRTPDLSRMFDDRFVKAYAASHKG, from the coding sequence ATGAAAGCACATAAAATATTGTCGCTTATAAGCGTATTTTTAGTAAGTTTAATCGTTACTGTTAGTTGTACCCCATCACAACAAGCCTCTAATACTACTAATACTACCGCAACAGGTGTACCAGTTCAAATGGGTTATAGCGGTTGGCCTGGGTGGTTTCCTTGGGCAGTTGCCAATGAACAAAATTTATTTGCTGAAAATAACGTCCAAGTAAATCTGAGATGGTTCGATGGTTACTTGGATTCTATGAATGCTATGAATGCAGGTCAGTTAGATGCTAACTGCCAAACTTTAGACCAAACAATTAGTTCAGTATCAAATGGCTCCGATCAAGTTGTTGTTTTAGTTAACGATAACTCTACTGGTAACGACAAAGTTGTTGTTCGTGAAGGCATTAATAATATTACTGACTTGAGAGGTAAAAAAGTTGCCGCAGAAGAAGGAACGGTAGATCATTACCTATTACTTTTAGGAATGAAAGAAGCTGGCATGACCCAAGCAGATATTGATTTTCTACCTTTAGAAACCGGTGCAGCAGCAGCAGCCTTTGCTGCAGGAAGAGTTGATGCAGCAGCAGTTTATGCACCGTTTACAACTAAAGCCTTAGAACGCCCTGGTAGCAAAGAGTTATTCAGTTCCAAAGACTTTCCTGGGGCAATTCCAGACCATTTAGTTGTCAGCCGTAGAATGATCAATGAGCGTCCGCAAGATGTACAAGCACTTGTAAATACATGGTTTGATACTTTAGATTTCGTGCAAGCAAACCAAGAAAAATCTCTTGAAATTATGGCTCAGAGAGCTGGCGTTTCAGTTGAAAACTACAAAACTTATGATGCAGGTACGACAATCTTCACTGCACAACAAAATTTACAAGCTTTTCAACCAGGAAATGACATGAAGTCTTTACAATATACAGCAAAAGAAATTAATAATTTTCTTTTGGAAGCTGACTTAATCAAGCGTACTCCAGACTTATCACGTATGTTTGACGATCGCTTTGTGAAAGCTTATGCTGCTTCTCACAAAGGTTAG
- a CDS encoding ABC transporter permease, which produces MNSPPPHKMLPPTVFWRIDEDIPQSLNWTLMFLSIAIPFGLWWIISNSGVVDSLFLPTPFVVGEAFLRLWQNGTLPEDIGASIFRVLGGFLLAAIVSIPLGILMGTFNSIRALMEPVIGIVRYMPAPAFIPLLILYFGLGELPKILLIFIGTLFFNTLMVMDAVKFVPKELVEITYTLGGLRKQVLLQVITPYVLPSIIDSCRVNMAASWNLVIVAELIAATTGLGRRISIAQRYLRTDEIFAGIIVIGIIGLTIDLFFRLLLRVSGRWVSK; this is translated from the coding sequence ATGAATTCTCCCCCTCCACATAAAATGTTGCCACCAACTGTTTTTTGGCGCATTGATGAAGACATTCCTCAGTCCTTAAATTGGACATTAATGTTTTTATCGATTGCAATACCTTTTGGATTATGGTGGATTATTTCAAATTCTGGGGTAGTAGATTCTTTATTTTTACCTACTCCTTTTGTTGTTGGCGAAGCATTTTTACGGTTATGGCAAAATGGGACTTTACCTGAAGACATAGGTGCTAGCATTTTTCGAGTTCTGGGTGGTTTTTTGCTCGCAGCTATAGTTTCAATTCCATTAGGTATTTTGATGGGTACATTTAATAGTATTCGTGCCTTAATGGAACCTGTCATTGGTATTGTTCGCTATATGCCAGCACCTGCATTTATTCCTTTACTGATTCTCTATTTTGGATTAGGCGAATTACCTAAAATTCTCTTAATTTTTATTGGAACCTTATTTTTTAATACCTTAATGGTAATGGATGCAGTAAAGTTCGTTCCTAAAGAATTAGTAGAGATAACATATACACTGGGAGGATTGCGAAAACAAGTTTTACTTCAAGTCATTACTCCCTATGTTTTACCAAGTATTATTGATTCCTGCCGCGTGAACATGGCAGCTTCATGGAATTTGGTGATTGTGGCAGAATTGATCGCTGCTACCACAGGTTTAGGACGTAGAATTAGTATAGCTCAAAGGTATTTAAGAACTGATGAAATTTTTGCTGGAATAATTGTTATTGGTATTATTGGTCTAACTATTGATTTATTTTTTCGTTTACTTTTAAGAGTTTCTGGTCGTTGGGTAAGTAAATAG
- a CDS encoding ABC transporter ATP-binding protein codes for MNLSVHSLYKHFKTKQGTLVALQNINLKIEQGEFVCAVGASGSGKSTLLRLIAGLDTPTSGEITVNGVSVTGPGADRGMVFQKYTLYPWMSVAQNVGFGLKLQGVPTTKRREQIAYYLDIVGLTQFAHALPKELSGGMQQRVAIARALASQPRILLMDEPFGALDAQTKEKMQQFLLELWQRTGTTILMITHDVEEALFLSQRLYVMSSRPGTIKTEVNMDLPGDRTYHSKKHSIFQDRKEMVLDLLRNEGIPEVVPC; via the coding sequence ATGAATTTATCAGTTCATAGCTTGTACAAACATTTTAAGACTAAACAAGGAACATTAGTCGCGCTGCAAAATATTAATTTAAAAATTGAGCAAGGTGAGTTTGTTTGTGCTGTTGGGGCTTCGGGTTCAGGGAAATCAACTTTACTCCGGTTAATTGCAGGGTTAGATACTCCGACGTCGGGTGAAATTACAGTTAACGGGGTTTCTGTGACAGGACCAGGAGCTGATCGAGGAATGGTATTTCAAAAGTATACGCTTTATCCGTGGATGAGCGTAGCGCAAAACGTCGGCTTTGGATTAAAGTTGCAAGGTGTTCCTACTACTAAACGACGCGAACAAATTGCGTACTATTTGGATATTGTAGGATTAACTCAATTTGCCCATGCTCTACCCAAGGAACTGTCTGGAGGAATGCAGCAGCGTGTTGCGATCGCACGGGCTTTAGCATCGCAACCAAGAATATTACTCATGGATGAACCGTTTGGTGCTTTGGATGCTCAAACAAAAGAGAAAATGCAACAATTCCTATTAGAGTTATGGCAGCGTACGGGAACAACAATTTTAATGATTACTCATGATGTGGAAGAAGCACTTTTTCTTTCGCAGCGCCTCTATGTCATGTCTTCTCGCCCTGGCACAATTAAAACTGAAGTGAACATGGATTTACCAGGCGATCGCACTTATCACTCGAAAAAGCATTCCATTTTTCAGGATCGCAAAGAAATGGTGCTTGATTTACTTCGCAATGAGGGAATACCAGAAGTCGTACCTTGCTAA
- a CDS encoding ribonuclease Z — MQITFLGTSSGVPTRSRNVSSVALRLPQRAEMWLFDCGEGTQHQILRSDLKISQLSRIFITHLHGDHIFGLMGLLATCGLAGNTKKIDVYGPPKLDEYLRACSRYSSTHLAYSIQVHTVQPGVVYEDDEFTVTCERLEHRVTTFGYRIAEKDRPGRFDVEKAKALAIPPGRIYGQLKRGETVTLLDGRTVNGTELCGSPEIGRKIAYCTDTIYCDNAVVLAQDADVLIHEATFSHQDAELAFQRLHSTSTMAAQTALAAQAKLLIMTHFSPRYAPGNAIGLKDLLQEARAIFPSTETAYDFMTYEVPRRREAELAEASR; from the coding sequence GTGCAGATTACATTTTTAGGAACAAGTTCCGGTGTCCCTACGCGATCGCGTAATGTCTCTAGCGTGGCGCTGCGTTTACCGCAAAGAGCTGAAATGTGGTTGTTTGACTGTGGGGAAGGTACACAACATCAAATTTTACGCAGCGATCTCAAAATCAGCCAACTCTCGCGCATTTTTATCACCCACTTGCATGGAGATCACATTTTTGGCTTAATGGGTCTTTTAGCGACCTGTGGATTAGCTGGCAATACAAAAAAAATCGATGTTTATGGTCCACCCAAGTTAGATGAATACTTGCGAGCGTGTAGTCGGTATTCTTCTACTCACTTAGCCTACAGCATTCAAGTGCATACTGTACAACCTGGTGTTGTCTATGAAGATGATGAATTTACGGTAACTTGCGAACGCTTGGAACATCGTGTTACCACTTTTGGCTATCGCATTGCAGAAAAAGATCGTCCAGGAAGATTTGATGTCGAAAAAGCCAAAGCACTAGCAATTCCTCCAGGAAGGATTTACGGTCAACTGAAACGGGGAGAAACTGTCACACTCCTCGATGGACGTACAGTCAATGGGACAGAGTTATGCGGCTCACCAGAGATCGGGCGCAAAATTGCCTATTGTACAGATACAATTTATTGCGATAACGCAGTAGTCTTAGCTCAAGACGCAGATGTTTTAATTCACGAGGCAACTTTTTCTCACCAGGATGCCGAACTTGCTTTTCAACGCTTGCATTCTACCTCAACAATGGCAGCACAAACTGCTTTGGCTGCTCAAGCTAAGTTGTTGATTATGACACATTTTAGTCCCCGCTATGCTCCAGGAAATGCCATAGGATTAAAAGATTTACTCCAAGAAGCGCGGGCAATTTTTCCTAGCACAGAAACGGCATACGATTTTATGACTTATGAAGTTCCAAGACGCCGAGAAGCAGAATTAGCAGAAGCTTCTAGGTAA
- a CDS encoding SpoIID/LytB domain-containing protein yields the protein MRFKFLSLLSVQRRFWGFSTLFWIVLIAPANAAMEIRVAIEQGVEQVKVGSSTTATVRDYRSGKPLGQLAAMNAFYAQPDPAGVALAQVQSSAVWVEPSEKGYVFIGDRWYRGKTLLLPTQQGVTAVNYVDLEQYLYSVLGGEMNGNWHQEALKAQAVAARTYAVYKRENESNGVYDVVNTQSSQVYKGIASESPGTHAAVNATAGQILTYNNKAILAAFHACSGGHTENVEDVWSQPLPYLRGVAGYDDNVNACQWVKTVTGVELNQKITGIGTIQALTPVLSPYGSIKSLKFVGDRGTRELRGDALRTALGLRSTRFTITAEPLGLRFNGRGWGHGLGMSQWGAYNLAQQGVRYEQILAHYYRGASIAKLEQ from the coding sequence ATGAGATTTAAATTTCTATCTTTATTATCCGTTCAAAGACGCTTCTGGGGATTTTCAACCTTGTTTTGGATCGTGCTAATTGCTCCTGCAAATGCTGCTATGGAAATTCGAGTAGCCATTGAACAAGGTGTCGAGCAAGTGAAGGTTGGTAGTTCTACAACTGCAACAGTACGCGATTACAGAAGCGGCAAACCTTTAGGACAGCTGGCGGCAATGAATGCATTTTATGCCCAACCCGATCCGGCTGGGGTTGCCTTGGCGCAAGTACAATCTTCGGCAGTATGGGTTGAGCCAAGTGAAAAGGGCTATGTTTTTATTGGCGATCGCTGGTATCGAGGCAAAACTTTGTTGCTACCTACACAACAAGGAGTCACTGCGGTTAACTATGTTGACTTAGAACAATATCTTTACAGCGTTCTCGGCGGAGAAATGAATGGTAATTGGCACCAAGAAGCTTTAAAAGCCCAAGCTGTTGCTGCGCGTACTTATGCAGTCTACAAGCGAGAAAATGAAAGCAACGGTGTTTATGATGTCGTTAATACGCAATCATCACAAGTTTATAAAGGTATTGCTAGCGAGTCACCTGGTACTCATGCTGCGGTAAATGCCACCGCAGGACAAATCTTGACTTACAACAATAAAGCGATTCTTGCGGCATTTCATGCGTGTTCTGGCGGTCATACAGAAAACGTTGAAGATGTGTGGTCGCAACCATTACCATACTTGCGGGGAGTGGCTGGCTATGATGACAATGTTAATGCTTGTCAGTGGGTAAAGACAGTTACTGGAGTAGAGCTAAATCAAAAAATTACAGGAATTGGCACTATCCAAGCTTTAACTCCCGTTTTAAGTCCTTATGGTAGTATCAAAAGCCTGAAATTTGTCGGCGATCGCGGTACGCGAGAATTGCGAGGAGACGCTTTACGGACAGCACTTGGTTTAAGAAGTACGCGCTTTACAATCACTGCTGAACCTTTGGGTTTACGCTTTAATGGTCGTGGTTGGGGTCATGGCTTAGGTATGAGTCAATGGGGAGCTTATAACTTAGCGCAGCAGGGAGTGAGATACGAGCAAATTCTAGCCCACTATTATCGCGGTGCTAGTATAGCTAAGCTGGAACAGTAG
- the holB gene encoding DNA polymerase III subunit delta', which translates to MSPFFTSVIGQAPAIEFLTQAVNRQRIAPAYLFVGPPGVGRSLTAQCFIAQICCTNAAPDKQQQIKQRLQLGNHPDVLWVQPTYLHQGQRLTAAEAAAAGVKRKAPPIIRTEQIREISQFLSRSPLEAPRNIVAIKQAETMAEAAANALLKTLEEPGLATIILIAPAVESLLPTLVSRCQRIPFYRLDRDQMAQVLQQTGHEEILQTSPVVLAIAQGSPGEAITGTQQLQTIPRELLASVTYPPHSLHNALELAKQIDKTLDTEAQLWLLDYLQHCYWQQFLAGELQHSPLPHLEQAKKYLSSYVQPRLVWEVTLLHISQLQLKINN; encoded by the coding sequence GTGTCCCCTTTTTTCACATCCGTTATTGGACAAGCGCCAGCAATTGAGTTTCTGACACAAGCTGTCAACCGCCAGCGAATTGCTCCAGCTTATTTGTTTGTTGGTCCACCAGGGGTAGGACGTAGCTTAACAGCACAGTGCTTTATCGCGCAAATATGCTGTACAAATGCTGCACCAGACAAGCAGCAGCAAATCAAACAACGCTTACAATTAGGAAACCATCCAGATGTTTTATGGGTACAACCTACTTATTTGCATCAAGGACAGCGACTAACAGCAGCAGAAGCCGCAGCTGCTGGAGTAAAACGCAAAGCACCTCCCATTATTCGCACCGAGCAAATTCGGGAAATATCGCAGTTTCTCAGTCGTTCTCCTCTAGAAGCGCCGAGAAATATTGTTGCGATCAAACAAGCAGAAACAATGGCAGAAGCTGCTGCAAATGCTTTGCTCAAAACATTAGAAGAACCAGGATTAGCAACAATTATTTTGATCGCCCCTGCAGTGGAATCTTTACTACCAACATTAGTATCTCGGTGTCAGCGAATTCCGTTTTATCGTCTTGATCGGGATCAGATGGCACAAGTTTTACAGCAAACTGGTCATGAAGAAATTTTACAGACATCGCCTGTTGTATTAGCGATCGCTCAAGGAAGTCCAGGAGAAGCGATCACCGGAACTCAGCAACTCCAAACAATTCCTCGTGAGTTACTTGCATCTGTCACTTATCCTCCGCACTCATTGCACAATGCCTTAGAATTAGCAAAACAAATTGATAAAACTTTAGATACAGAAGCTCAATTATGGTTGTTAGATTACCTGCAACACTGTTATTGGCAGCAGTTTTTAGCAGGAGAACTGCAACACTCACCTTTACCACATTTAGAGCAAGCCAAGAAATACTTAAGCTCCTACGTACAACCCCGCTTAGTTTGGGAAGTGACGTTATTACACATAAGTCAACTACAACTAAAGATAAATAATTAA
- the tmk gene encoding dTMP kinase, producing the protein MKGRLIVFEGVEGCGKTTQLQRSHQWLKSSLSVIVTREPGGTHLGSELRQLLLTTPKQPICNSTELLLYAADRAQHVEEVLKPELANGMMILCDRYVDSTMAYQGYGRGLSRSLIEQLNNIATGGLESDLTLWLDIDVTVSLARKQQGASGGDRIEQEKIDFHRRVQQGYTELAQANPQRIVRIDASCNEAEVQKQIQQILLQRFPEIKNQG; encoded by the coding sequence ATGAAGGGTAGATTAATTGTATTTGAAGGTGTGGAAGGTTGTGGTAAAACAACACAGTTGCAGCGATCGCATCAGTGGTTAAAGTCGTCTTTATCCGTTATCGTTACCCGCGAACCAGGAGGAACTCATTTAGGTTCGGAGCTACGCCAGTTATTGTTAACTACACCAAAACAGCCGATTTGTAATTCTACCGAGTTGTTATTGTATGCAGCAGATCGCGCCCAGCACGTAGAAGAGGTACTGAAACCAGAACTAGCAAACGGGATGATGATTTTGTGCGATCGCTATGTTGATTCTACGATGGCTTATCAAGGCTACGGTCGAGGTCTAAGCCGCAGTTTAATTGAACAGTTAAATAATATTGCAACTGGTGGGCTAGAAAGCGATTTAACTCTCTGGTTAGATATTGATGTCACTGTGAGTTTAGCAAGAAAACAACAAGGTGCAAGCGGAGGCGATCGTATTGAGCAAGAAAAGATAGACTTTCATCGCCGCGTTCAACAAGGCTACACAGAATTAGCTCAAGCCAACCCACAGCGTATAGTGAGAATAGATGCAAGTTGTAATGAAGCCGAAGTCCAAAAACAAATTCAGCAAATCTTACTGCAACGCTTCCCCGAAATCAAAAATCAAGGTTGA